The genomic region AGATAATATGAGAGGGTGAAAAGATTGTTTAATAAGAAGCAGTTTGCACATGTATTTGATATTACATCATTTGAAAACTTAGTAGTTGATTTAATAGGAACTGACTTAGTAATTCGGCAAGCAGATCAACCAGAAGTTATATATTATGATGAGAAAAATAACCATAAAAGACTAGAAATAAATCAAAATAGTACTACTTTGAAAATTAAAGAAAAAAGATGTCTAAGTGGATTGAAAAATTCGCTGGCATTTAAGTTCTTAATTGGAAAACGTCGGTTGGAAATAAAATTACCTAAAAAGGATTTTAAGAAGTTAACAGCCAGTGTGACATCTGGAGATGTAGCTATTAGTAACGTAGATATTAAAGATGTTGATTTATCAACAGGTTCAGGTGCAGTCACAATTGCTTATGCAAAAATTGAAAAATTCAAATTATTAACTAAAGATAGTAATTTAGTTATGAAAATGACTGATATTGATAAAGCAGCGATTGAAAGTAATACTGGTGCAATATTGTTCGACCAAACGAACGTTTTAAATAATATAATGGCTACAATTAGTGAAGGTGACCTGAAAATGCGCAATGTTGAAATTAATGATGGATTGATTACATTGGGCGAGGGTGATGTTAATATAAATACCTTTGAAAATACTGGTGATTTTAAATTAACGACTGATGTTGGTGACATTTCTTTGAGAAATATTAAGACACCTTCAATTACAATTGCAGCCGTACGTGGTAATGATCTTGATAATCCTGATGTAATTAAAGGATTCCCAATGCATAAGCAAGGAACACCAGGAGCTACATTTTTAACTACTGCAGGGCATTTAGATGTTTATAAAGACATTGAAATTATTAATAATCCAAAATAAAAAAGGCTGCCATTAGAGGCAGTCTTTTTTATTATAATGTTTCGTAATTTAGATCTAATTGACAGTTTTCAAGTTGAACTGAATAACTTAAATTCTCATTTCCACGAACAGTCATTTCCATATCAGTAGAATAAATAACTAATCCGAGTTGATTTCCTTTTACTAAGTGGTAAAACATTGGTTGAAGATCTAAATCAATATCATAAAATTGATTTGCTTTTACTTCACTGTTTTTCCAATTATTTTCACGGTTTTGTAAATTAATGTGTCCCTTCGTAATCATCTTCCATGGAGTTGGAGCTGTTAATTTGAATTCTTTCAAATCGTCTTCTTTCCATTGGAATCCTGCATCTAAAGCTTTAAGTGCTAAAGTAGAAGGAACTTCACCTAAACGTTTAATGTTACCAAAATCAACTAACATAAAGCTAAGCATTCCTTTGTCTTGATTTGAAGCAACTTTTAATTTCAAATGAGGGCAACCTTGAAGATAGATGTCTTTTTCAAATTTATTCGTTTTGAAAATTAAATGATTACCAGTTAAAGCATTTTCTTTCTCTGATAACAAATCTTGACGCCATTTATCCCAGTTTTTCTTATACAAGTTAAAATCTTCTACTTTAAGTTGATCAGAGAAGGTTACTGTGTCTGGAGAACTTTCATCCAAACTTAAAGCATTAGTTTGGAATTTGTAAGCATATGTTTGTGGATTCTCAGTTTGCCATCCATCAAATGCATGCCAAGTTCCTTCAGTACTATTATCTTGAACACAAACGTCTGGTATAAGTTCATTAGCGTGATTTTCAACGCCATATAGTTTATTCGTCAACCAAAGATTCATCATGTCAGTAAAATCAATTGATTGGAAATTATTAATATAAATATGCTGTCCTTGGTGAAGGAATAATTTCTTTTTAATAGGTAACTTATCTAATTCTTTGTATAGATTAAATACATTACGAGGTTTTACATTCCAATCATTTAAGCCATGAACCATTACTACATCGCACTTAATATTTGGAACATCCTTTAAATAGTTACGTGCATCCCAAAATGAATTGTAATTTCCAGAATCACGGTCTTGGTCTTTAGTAATTTGTGCTAAATCTTGATTGAATTGAGTTTTAATTTTAAGATAATCACCTGCTTGTTTTTGACGACTGAAACATTCTTCAGCTAATACATCAGCATCTTCTCCTGGATATCCACCAGGGGCAATAACAAGACCTCCATCACGATAATAATCATACCAACTAGATATTGCTGCTTCTGAAATAATTGTCTTTAAGCCCTTAACGCCAGTTGTAGCAGCAGCAGTAGCTAATGTTCCTAAATATGATTTACCTGTCATAGCAACAGATCCATTACACCACCAGGCTTTGATTTCAATATTGTCAGTTTTATTAGTGAAAGCTTTGCGGTTACCAGCTAACCATTCAATGATTGCAGTGGTTGACAAAGTTTCTTCTTTTGAACCACAAGTACGTTCACCATCTGAATCCTTTGTCCCAATTCCAGCGGCATAAACAACTGCAAATCCACGTGCTAAGAAATAATCATTGATAGTTACGTTATGATCATGACCAAAAGTTTCTTCAGCTGCTCTAGATGTACCGTTGACTTTACGTGCAGCAGGTAAGTTTGAGTTTTCGTATTTAAATTCGATTTCTTCATATGTAGTATTATTTGGTTCTTTACGTTTAAGTGGAACATCAACGTTATGAGTGATTTTATCTGTAGTTTTATCATTTGTTCCTTCATTATATGGACTAGCTGTATATAATACAGGAACTTTTAATCCTAACTCTGTATCCACTGGACGAATAATTTCAGCTTTTAATAAATCACGCTTACCATCATGATCAGTATCTAATGAAGATTCTACATATACAACTTCACGGATCAATTTTGATGTATCAAATACAGGTTGTGTTTTACCATTGAAAATTAGCGGCTTTTTATTAACATCTAATCCCCAAAATTGCTTAAAGTATCCATTAGCAGCTAATGAATCTAATAATGTACGACCATCTTTATTGTGAGTGCATAATAAGTCATACCATGCATTAATTAAGTCTTTTTCATCATTAAGTGCATCATGATGATATAGGTGAATTTCATCCATTTTCTTCAATGGATCATTGATATCAAAGTCATCATCCACTTCAAATCCAAGTAATTGCATTGCAATTGCATAAAAGACAGTGAGGTTAATTTCCTTATGTGCTAAGTAATCATATAAATCTTCTGTTGATGTAGCTAAAAATCCATGTAATTTTTGAGCTAGAGTAGCTTGACTACTTGCTTCAAATAAAACTTTTTCTAAAAAGTATAAATATAATTCGTTTAATGGTAAAAAATCAGCTTGTTCAGGATAAAAATTTATTTTTCTAAGTTCATCTACTTTTTGACTGAAAGGTGCATCCATGCGTGCGAATTGATTGATTTTCATAGTATTTCCTCCAGTATTAAGATTAGTTTTAGTATAACACAAGCGTTTTATATAAATAGTAAATGGCAAAGTAATTAGCAAAAATCCAAAGGAATTTTAACAGATCATTTTAATTTGGAATCTTAATAATTCTTAAACAGAATTACATTTAGGAATAGTGGTATCATATAAATGTAAGTTTATAAACTATAAAAAATAAGTTTTAAGGATGAGTGAAAATTGTTAAGTGAGTTTGTTAGAAAAATTAGTAACTTTTTGAAAACATTTAAAATTGAAATTTTTATGGAAATAATTGTTTTAGCTATAATTATGGTATTATATTTTAATGATTTCATAGTAATGAAAGATGCACTTAGCAATGGAACTTTTATTATTGGGGCAATTTCGATTCCACTTGTTATTTCACGATATGTTGCTAAGAAAAAATCTGAAAAGAATGAATTTTATCATTCAACATTAAATAATATTATTAAGTTAGCTTCTGAGAAAAAAGAACTTGACGATAATGATATAAAAGAAAACGTTCTTAAATTAGAGAATATGTACACATATGGTATTTCAAAAATTAGCGAGAAAGATGAACGTGAAAGATTATCAAAATTAGCTAAAAATGTATATTTTCAATTAATTACAAAAAATATTAATCTAGAAAAAATTAATAGTAATAATCTAAATGAAAGCAAAGACTATGTTAAAAACATTAATTTTGATTTAATTGATAAAATTGAGAAAGATGACGAAAAAAATGGTTGGTTACGAAAATTACGGAAAAATTTGAACAAATCAGAAGAGGAAACTATCGACGATGAAGAATGGTTTAGAAAAGAAATACAGTTTGTTCTCCCCAATTTATGCTGGAAGCAAGAAGTAGAATGTCCATCAGAACCTGAACAATCTGGAAGTGATTCCGATAATAACTTTATAATTTATTATAAATGTAACCTTGCATTTTCAAGCACAGACGACGATATGATTCAAACTTTCTTGTCAAATTCCATCCTTTTAGAAAGTATTTTTAATTTCAAGACTCAAAAAGTTAAGGAAAAACTTGTTAAAGATCTTTCAGAAAGCAAGGATAACAATGATGAGAATATATTGTTGATCAAGCCACAATTTATAGTTGATGATGACAGTTATAATACACCTAAAACCTTGAATCTTAACCTTACAAAAGTATATATTGATGTAATTACAAATATCAGCACTAAATCAGATTTAGATAAATTGTATGCCGATAAAAGTGTATTAAAGAAGTATTCTATAAGTTATTCAGAGGAAAATGAGTGTACTCTTAAATCTTGGTTCTCAGTTACTTTGAAAAAGTTAAATGCATTGAAAGATGAAGATATTGATAGTATTATCTTTACTATTCAAAATGAAAATAATGATCATTTTCCACCATTTACAGTATTGGAATTTAAGAAAGATGATTTTATAAAATTAACAGATCGAAAATTGAGTTATCAGAAACTTTCTAAATTGAATTTCTATTTCTGGGTAGATTTTAACAAAGAGAAACAGGTTGTTAAAGTTTACGATGCTTGGGATAAAGATAATTACATTGATATTGGTATTAAATCAATTAATGAAAAATAATTTTGTACAGATGAAGTTTGTTATCATAAAAGCAAACTTCATTTTTTATGTATGCTAATTAAAATAAAAAAAGAACTTAGTCACTTATTAAGTTCTTTTTATTTTGAGAAATATTTATAAAAAAACAACTTTGCTTTATCAGCAAAGTTGCCATATATGATTGCAATTTTAATTACAATGATTAAACATTAGATACATCTTTTTCCCATTTTGCCTGCTGAACATCTGTAGGAAGAGTAAATGAATTTTTGTCATCCCAATCATCAGGATTTCCACTACCAGCTTCAAAGTCGGTACTATCAACTTCCCAATGACCTGTTTTATTTGAATAAACCATTGTAACGTTAACGGCTCCATCATTTGATGTAATGTTATAGTCTTTGTCAGTATCAAGTTTATCTTTGTCAACTTGCAGTGATTGCTTTCTATTAATAAAAGCATTAAATTCAATTGTTGGTTGACTTTCAAAAGTTTCAATTTCGATTGAAGAATTATCAATTGTAACCTTGCTAAATTCGTTTGAATATGAGGTTCCGACTTCTTTTATAGAACTATATGCATAACCTAAAAGTTGCTTTTCATTATCAGTTGCAAATTTCAAATTAGAAAAATCCATCGGTGCAATTGATTTATTCCATGAAATCAAAAATGATGAAAAACTTGCTAACAAGACTTTGTGCAAATGATCATTTTTTTCGAAATCAGTTTTAGGACTAAAAACAATACTTTGATTATCTTTAATCAAATCAACTTTTTCTTTTTTCTTAACGGTTCCATATGCTGGGTTATAGATGTTAACTGTAAAATGATAATTTCCAGGTAAAAAATTTTGATGACCATTCTCTTTTAATGGAATTTTTTTCTGATTGATTATCAAGGATGCAGTCGTATTATCAACGTCATCTAATCCTGAAATTGAAATACTTCTCTTTTGTGGTTCCCAGTATTTCTGATGAAACCAGCCGTTATCGACAAGTTTACATTCATCTTTTAACATCCTTTGAATTTGCTTTTTCGAAGGATTGGATGCAATGAAAGCTTGATAAGCAGATTTATTTATTTTTGAATGATCACTATATTCAGGTAAATATTTTTCGACTGTTTTCAAATCTTTATCTTGAATAGCTGTGATTAAACGATTAGTTGTTGCCGAAGTTGAATGATAGTACCCAAAGCCAAAAATTCCTAATGTACAAATCAGAGTTAAAATAAAAATAATTTTCTTTTTCATATTAGTAACTTGATGCGATTCCAGCAAGGAATTGGTTTCTTAATGATGAGTAACTATCTGAATCTGAACCAGTTGTAACAACTTCCCATTTACCGTCTTTTTTCTGTAATTGGATTTGATAGCCAGAATTACTATCAGTTGAAATTTCTTGTTTTGAAATTAATTCTGGTAATTTATCAATAACATATTGTCCAGCTTCTTTTTCAACTTGTTCTTCATCGACATCGTCATCGTCTTTATGTTTATTAATAAAATCTTTTTCAAAATCTGACATTAATTTATCAAAATCAATATCACTAATATTAACTGTCTTTGCAATTACTTCAATTGTAACTTTATTTGGTGCTGCTTCGTAAATTTTGTATGAAATTTCATCACGTTTTGCACCGTCACTTACATAGTCTTGGAAAACTTTGTCAGCTTGTTGATCAGTGATGGCATCTTTATCAATTGTTTCACGAAATCCTTTTACAAAGTCATCGTGATATTGCTTAGCTTCTTCTTTGACATTATTTTCTAAGTTATTATTATCTTGGGCAGACTTATCATTTAAGAAAACAGCTTCAACATATTGTTTAGCTGCATTCTTAGCACTTTGACCAGGATCTTTATATTTGCTTGCGTTAACTTCTGTAGTTGAAGCTTTCAAATTATCATCTTTACTACTATCGTAATCAGTTGATTTTGGAGTAAACTTCAAGTCATACTTATCCTTCTTATCAACTTTAAAGAAGACGTAGCCACTCACTGATTCATCTTTATCTAATTTTTGATATCCAATATCATTTAATCCGTCAATTGATAATGAATCTTCAGCAGAAATAGTTTTGTCACCTTTCTTTAGCTTAAAATCACTATCTGAAACGGAAATTTCTTGTCCAGTTGTATTTTTGACATTCACTTTAAGTGCAAGGTAGCCCTTACCACTTTGTGTTGAATGTCCATATTCTTGAACATAACATCCATTTGATACCTTAACGTTAGCAGCTTTCTTAGCCCCACATGCTGATAACATAAATAAGGATCCACCAATTAATGACATGGCAATGATTTTCTTGCCAACACGAAGTCCTTGCTTTAATTTTGAAAACAAGCGGCTTTTGTAATTTTCCATACTACACTTCTCCTTTATATAAAAAGTGATGCATGCTATGTAAATATATTATTAAAATAAAACTTATAAAGTAAAATTATCAACGAGCATTGTACAATAATTTTGTCTGTTATTCAATATACCTTTAATATATTTATCTATTTTGGTTAGAAAATAAATATACGCGAATTTTTTAATCAGAGATTAAGAACAAAGGAGACATAATGACAAAAATAGTTAAGTGTGTTAAGCTAACCTATAGTTAAATATTTGTACGAAGTGGAGTTTGTCAACAGGGGCAAACTTTATTTTTTTGCGTGTTAATTAATAAAGAGAGAAATCTCTTTATTTTATTGGATTTGTTTAAGGAGGATTTTCCGTTTTGGAATTTTTAGGAACTTTAAGTCTTGTATTAATTACAACTGCTTTTGCCGGCCATTTTAGTAGAAGAGCTGGTATTCCAGCAGTAATTGGACAATTGTTAGTTGGGATTCTTTTAGGACCTGCAGTATTAGGATGGGTTCATAGTGATTCATTTATGCATACTTTTTCTGAAATCGGGGTCATTATTTTAATGTTTATTGCTGGACTAGAAAGTGATCTTGGGATGTTGAAGAAGTACATCAAACCAGCGACAGCAGTTGCAATTAGTGGTGTAATTTTTCCAATCGTTTTAGTTTATATTTTTGGTAGATTATTTCATTTTAATAACGAACAAGCAATTTTCCTTGGGGTTACTTTCTCAGCTACATCAGTAAGTATTTCTGTAGAAGTGCTTAAAGAATTGAAAAAGTTAAATTCTAAAGAAGGAACGACAATTTTAGGTGCTGCTGTAATTGATGATATCATTTCAGTAATTATTTTAAGCGTTTTGGTTAGTGCATTTAGTAATGTTCAAAGTGCAGAAGGTGGACATCAATCAAGTAGTCTAGGAGTTAGCTTTTTATTAGACGTTGCATATTTTATTGTGATCTTCCTACTATTTAAGTGGATTGCTCCTAAGATGATGAAAATTGGTGAAATGCTTTCGATTT from Ligilactobacillus cholophilus harbors:
- a CDS encoding DUF4097 family beta strand repeat-containing protein, producing the protein MFNKKQFAHVFDITSFENLVVDLIGTDLVIRQADQPEVIYYDEKNNHKRLEINQNSTTLKIKEKRCLSGLKNSLAFKFLIGKRRLEIKLPKKDFKKLTASVTSGDVAISNVDIKDVDLSTGSGAVTIAYAKIEKFKLLTKDSNLVMKMTDIDKAAIESNTGAILFDQTNVLNNIMATISEGDLKMRNVEINDGLITLGEGDVNINTFENTGDFKLTTDVGDISLRNIKTPSITIAAVRGNDLDNPDVIKGFPMHKQGTPGATFLTTAGHLDVYKDIEIINNPK
- a CDS encoding Xaa-Pro dipeptidyl-peptidase encodes the protein MKINQFARMDAPFSQKVDELRKINFYPEQADFLPLNELYLYFLEKVLFEASSQATLAQKLHGFLATSTEDLYDYLAHKEINLTVFYAIAMQLLGFEVDDDFDINDPLKKMDEIHLYHHDALNDEKDLINAWYDLLCTHNKDGRTLLDSLAANGYFKQFWGLDVNKKPLIFNGKTQPVFDTSKLIREVVYVESSLDTDHDGKRDLLKAEIIRPVDTELGLKVPVLYTASPYNEGTNDKTTDKITHNVDVPLKRKEPNNTTYEEIEFKYENSNLPAARKVNGTSRAAEETFGHDHNVTINDYFLARGFAVVYAAGIGTKDSDGERTCGSKEETLSTTAIIEWLAGNRKAFTNKTDNIEIKAWWCNGSVAMTGKSYLGTLATAAATTGVKGLKTIISEAAISSWYDYYRDGGLVIAPGGYPGEDADVLAEECFSRQKQAGDYLKIKTQFNQDLAQITKDQDRDSGNYNSFWDARNYLKDVPNIKCDVVMVHGLNDWNVKPRNVFNLYKELDKLPIKKKLFLHQGQHIYINNFQSIDFTDMMNLWLTNKLYGVENHANELIPDVCVQDNSTEGTWHAFDGWQTENPQTYAYKFQTNALSLDESSPDTVTFSDQLKVEDFNLYKKNWDKWRQDLLSEKENALTGNHLIFKTNKFEKDIYLQGCPHLKLKVASNQDKGMLSFMLVDFGNIKRLGEVPSTLALKALDAGFQWKEDDLKEFKLTAPTPWKMITKGHINLQNRENNWKNSEVKANQFYDIDLDLQPMFYHLVKGNQLGLVIYSTDMEMTVRGNENLSYSVQLENCQLDLNYETL
- a CDS encoding DUF4352 domain-containing protein, giving the protein MENYKSRLFSKLKQGLRVGKKIIAMSLIGGSLFMLSACGAKKAANVKVSNGCYVQEYGHSTQSGKGYLALKVNVKNTTGQEISVSDSDFKLKKGDKTISAEDSLSIDGLNDIGYQKLDKDESVSGYVFFKVDKKDKYDLKFTPKSTDYDSSKDDNLKASTTEVNASKYKDPGQSAKNAAKQYVEAVFLNDKSAQDNNNLENNVKEEAKQYHDDFVKGFRETIDKDAITDQQADKVFQDYVSDGAKRDEISYKIYEAAPNKVTIEVIAKTVNISDIDFDKLMSDFEKDFINKHKDDDDVDEEQVEKEAGQYVIDKLPELISKQEISTDSNSGYQIQLQKKDGKWEVVTTGSDSDSYSSLRNQFLAGIASSY
- a CDS encoding cation:proton antiporter — protein: MEFLGTLSLVLITTAFAGHFSRRAGIPAVIGQLLVGILLGPAVLGWVHSDSFMHTFSEIGVIILMFIAGLESDLGMLKKYIKPATAVAISGVIFPIVLVYIFGRLFHFNNEQAIFLGVTFSATSVSISVEVLKELKKLNSKEGTTILGAAVIDDIISVIILSVLVSAFSNVQSAEGGHQSSSLGVSFLLDVAYFIVIFLLFKWIAPKMMKIGEMLSISSSVILMSLVLCLSMAWLAEQVGLSDVVGSFFAGVAIAQTPYKQEVDSNIEPIGYAVFIPMFFVSIGLNMTFKGFFDDLIFIVPLTILALITKWLGCGLGAKMLGMDFDSMNIIGSGMVSRGEMALIIAQIGYEAHLLSPEFYSGVIFVIILTTLAAPFMLKAAIKKQMCRNN